A genomic stretch from Colwellia sp. Arc7-635 includes:
- a CDS encoding DMT family transporter codes for MEIWIYFTLLAALMQAIRTAGQKQLTQHLNAMATTGVRYIYALPFAWLYLWWMLDYRQLSMPVLNTTFIQYAMIACVMQIIGTVCLVAAFKYRNFAVATSLAKTEAIQVAVLGALLFSASLTALGWISVVIGVVGVLLVSKVKFTYKDVFQNPGAGFGLAAGLGLAVTTLLIRQSSLALNTDLLLSAAVTLTFMITVQTLFSAVYVYLQDKQQIQVMLRQWRLCLFVGVTSVLGSIGWFTAASFQNAAYVKALGQVEFFITLFITYRIFKEKISAVEYVGMALIVASVVILLVWA; via the coding sequence GTGGAAATTTGGATTTATTTCACCTTACTTGCCGCTTTGATGCAAGCCATTCGTACCGCTGGGCAAAAGCAGTTAACGCAACATTTAAATGCTATGGCAACTACAGGCGTTCGCTACATTTATGCTCTGCCATTTGCATGGCTATATTTATGGTGGATGTTAGATTACCGCCAGCTGTCGATGCCAGTTCTTAATACTACATTTATACAATACGCAATGATTGCCTGTGTAATGCAAATTATTGGTACCGTATGTTTAGTGGCTGCGTTTAAATATCGAAATTTTGCAGTGGCGACCAGCTTAGCTAAAACAGAAGCGATTCAAGTGGCTGTATTAGGCGCTTTGCTTTTTTCAGCAAGTTTGACTGCCTTAGGCTGGATTTCAGTCGTTATTGGTGTCGTCGGTGTGTTGCTAGTTTCTAAAGTTAAGTTTACTTATAAAGATGTTTTTCAAAACCCAGGCGCCGGTTTTGGTTTAGCTGCTGGCTTAGGTTTAGCGGTAACGACATTGCTTATTCGTCAGTCGAGCTTAGCACTTAACACTGATTTATTATTGAGTGCTGCAGTTACGTTAACTTTTATGATCACTGTGCAAACATTATTTTCTGCTGTCTATGTCTATTTACAAGATAAACAGCAAATACAAGTTATGTTGAGACAATGGCGTTTATGCCTGTTTGTTGGTGTTACAAGTGTTTTAGGCTCAATTGGCTGGTTTACTGCGGCAAGTTTTCAAAACGCAGCTTATGTTAAAGCATTAGGCCAGGTAGAGTTTTTTATTACTTTGTTTATCACTTATCGTATTTTCAAAGAGAAAATATCAGCTGTCGAATATGTAGGAATGGCGCTGATCGTTGCCAGTGTCGTAATTTTGTTAGTGTGGGCTTGA
- a CDS encoding peptidylprolyl isomerase translates to MKITDKTVVQFHYTLKDEAGVEIENSHAGDPLAYLHGYKNMLVGVENALTGKETGDKFSVTLQPADAYGERQEDAIQRVPVKHMQGLPTPSAKWKAGMTAVVNTDGGQRQVTVLKAGKFMVTVDINPPLAGKVLTFDLEVADVREATAEEIEHGHAHGAGGHHH, encoded by the coding sequence ATGAAAATTACCGATAAAACCGTTGTTCAGTTTCACTACACACTTAAAGATGAAGCAGGCGTTGAGATTGAAAACTCACATGCTGGCGATCCTCTAGCTTACCTACATGGTTACAAAAACATGTTAGTTGGCGTAGAAAACGCTTTAACAGGTAAAGAAACTGGTGATAAATTTTCAGTAACTTTACAACCTGCTGACGCTTATGGCGAACGCCAAGAAGATGCGATTCAACGTGTACCAGTTAAACACATGCAAGGTTTACCTACGCCTAGTGCTAAATGGAAAGCAGGCATGACTGCTGTTGTTAATACTGATGGCGGCCAACGTCAAGTTACTGTGCTTAAAGCCGGTAAATTCATGGTGACTGTTGATATTAACCCACCGTTAGCGGGCAAAGTATTGACCTTTGATTTAGAAGTTGCAGATGTACGTGAAGCTACAGCTGAAGAAATTGAACATGGTCATGCTCATGGCGCAGGTGGTCATCACCACTAA
- a CDS encoding amidohydrolase family protein — protein sequence MYPCKSSVTTIALLVSCALSQSALADTSVIHAGELLVIAGKVPLKKQTLVITDGKISALEAGFIAPSSFAKDAKLVDLSSSFVMSGLMDMHVHLQGELGPNNDSDTVNLSDADVLMKSAYFANKTLMAGFTTVRDLGSSAEQMFALRDGVKRGWITGPTIIASGSSVAVTGGHGDVDGMAPDLMDLHTAKTVCDGPYDCRRATRHAIKYGADVIKITSTGGVLSDTNTGTGQQMADDEIKEVIDTAHALGRKVASHAHAAAGINAALRAGVDSIEHGSYANAESIKLFKKYGAYLVPTLMAGDTVVTMAKTTNFMSPAIRAKAIRVGGDMTENFKRSYKAGVKIAYGTDSGVSKHGYNAREAQLMFAAGMTAQDILVSATINGADLIDKTDSLGTLEIGKVADVIAMHASPLNDINELMDVDFVMKSGKIVKQK from the coding sequence ATGTATCCATGCAAATCATCGGTGACAACCATAGCGTTGTTGGTCAGCTGTGCATTATCTCAATCAGCACTAGCCGATACTTCAGTTATTCATGCTGGCGAATTATTAGTTATTGCCGGTAAAGTACCGCTTAAAAAGCAAACATTAGTGATCACGGATGGTAAAATTTCTGCGTTGGAGGCAGGTTTTATTGCGCCAAGTAGCTTTGCAAAAGATGCGAAGTTAGTTGATTTATCATCAAGTTTTGTTATGTCTGGCTTAATGGATATGCATGTACACTTACAAGGTGAGCTTGGTCCTAATAACGATAGTGATACGGTTAATTTGTCAGATGCTGATGTGTTAATGAAAAGTGCTTATTTCGCTAACAAAACCTTAATGGCTGGTTTTACTACCGTGCGCGATTTAGGCAGTAGCGCTGAGCAAATGTTTGCATTGCGCGATGGTGTTAAACGCGGTTGGATCACAGGTCCAACGATTATAGCGTCAGGTAGCAGTGTTGCCGTTACGGGCGGGCATGGTGATGTTGATGGCATGGCGCCAGATTTAATGGATCTGCATACCGCAAAAACAGTTTGTGATGGGCCTTATGATTGTCGACGTGCAACACGTCACGCGATTAAATATGGTGCTGATGTGATTAAAATCACGTCGACCGGCGGCGTGTTATCCGACACTAATACTGGTACAGGTCAGCAAATGGCTGATGATGAAATAAAAGAAGTTATTGATACTGCTCATGCACTTGGTCGAAAAGTAGCGAGTCATGCACATGCTGCTGCAGGTATTAATGCCGCATTGCGCGCTGGTGTCGATAGCATCGAACATGGTAGTTATGCTAATGCAGAAAGTATTAAGTTATTCAAAAAATATGGCGCTTACCTTGTACCAACATTGATGGCGGGCGATACCGTGGTCACCATGGCAAAAACGACCAATTTTATGTCACCAGCGATTCGCGCTAAAGCGATACGTGTCGGCGGAGATATGACTGAAAACTTTAAACGTTCATACAAAGCGGGCGTAAAAATAGCCTATGGCACAGACAGTGGTGTTTCCAAGCATGGCTACAATGCTAGAGAAGCACAATTAATGTTTGCTGCGGGCATGACCGCACAAGATATACTTGTTTCAGCAACTATTAATGGCGCTGATTTAATTGATAAAACTGACTCGTTAGGCACGTTAGAAATAGGTAAGGTGGCGGATGTTATTGCCATGCATGCGAGCCCATTAAATGATATTAACGAGCTGATGGATGTTGATTTTGTCATGAAGTCCGGGAAAATAGTTAAACAGAAGTAG
- a CDS encoding DMT family transporter yields MNALNTKDNKSTIELLLLAAIWGASFMFMRIGSPEFGPILFTTLRAGIAAIFLLVCLILYKETKALKGHWRHVFVVGALNTAIPFSLFGYATLTLTAGTTSVLNATTPMFGAIVALIWLKDKLSLSATLGLLFGFLGVYLLVFENLQFSAFTRTQQVQTNALVPTLLPTLMPTLLPTLAAMLAALCYGISANYTKKYLSTIKPLALAAGSQISATVLLIPISLGFIPDTMPSSSAIWSVLLIGVICTGVAYILFFRLIAALGPAKAISVTYLIPAFGILWGALFLDESISLMMIIGGAVILFGVALTTGVLKRK; encoded by the coding sequence GTGAACGCATTAAACACTAAAGACAATAAATCGACGATTGAATTACTCTTATTAGCCGCTATTTGGGGCGCATCGTTTATGTTTATGCGCATTGGTTCGCCAGAATTTGGACCAATATTGTTTACCACATTACGTGCAGGTATAGCGGCGATATTCTTACTAGTGTGCTTAATTTTATATAAAGAAACCAAAGCACTAAAGGGTCATTGGCGACATGTTTTCGTGGTGGGAGCTTTAAACACTGCCATTCCATTTAGCCTATTCGGCTATGCCACATTAACCCTAACCGCGGGCACAACATCAGTACTAAATGCCACAACACCTATGTTTGGTGCCATTGTAGCGCTTATCTGGTTAAAAGATAAATTATCACTGAGTGCAACATTAGGCTTATTGTTCGGCTTTTTAGGGGTATATTTACTGGTATTTGAAAACTTACAATTCAGTGCTTTTACACGTACACAACAAGTACAAACTAATGCGTTAGTGCCTACGTTATTGCCAACACTAATGCCAACATTACTGCCGACCTTAGCGGCGATGTTAGCAGCACTTTGCTACGGCATTTCAGCAAATTATACAAAGAAGTATTTAAGCACAATAAAACCGCTCGCTTTGGCTGCTGGCAGTCAAATTTCTGCAACCGTCCTGTTGATCCCCATAAGCCTAGGCTTTATTCCTGACACAATGCCAAGCTCAAGCGCAATTTGGTCGGTGTTATTGATTGGTGTTATCTGCACAGGCGTCGCGTATATTTTATTCTTTCGTCTTATTGCTGCGCTAGGTCCTGCAAAAGCGATATCGGTAACCTATTTAATTCCTGCTTTTGGCATATTGTGGGGAGCATTATTTTTGGATGAGAGTATTAGTCTAATGATGATAATTGGTGGCGCGGTGATATTGTTTGGCGTTGCGCTCACTACCGGGGTACTGAAAAGGAAATAG